In Tachysurus vachellii isolate PV-2020 chromosome 10, HZAU_Pvac_v1, whole genome shotgun sequence, the following proteins share a genomic window:
- the mis18bp1 gene encoding mis18-binding protein 1 isoform X3 yields MYVSPAKCPLLHELYYRTPVQTSSLDTPECGMADSRGHSKRLIRNCTTVAMNSTVKDHQIGAESIGAMSCELSTINSSVLSFKRVTDTPAKVFARLKAKVQRLNPEEQRKECVVPVHPDRGVSLSKKILQPLDDDDAASEGQDTYVLTLSPPESTSKSSEDPQIPSILDREPHNPVLGHKPVIVLEKMLTEPFGQVKPQQNKSRMNSRNKSTAQDAYVLIERMPYDLLAQRGPAKPIQLMNHGKNRIAGDHGVFGEMSVRDDLEGAVYDDSNRENTLQGLDNAAQSQPVPQRPEKMSNRQSVCLEAAPHSVPNPMEDSLLQQSPRISIPRKQISAVKSKQQIKEIDKALDGKTGVNMIHLRDWILKLHNKELIVDGIRIDNKIPWHSSCITERVSSNIVKTASGGTYVLVGKMSHYHRSSFPQWFSKKFLCGFPEMWKEYLNKFLMDNEGSGKNRQRNNSAPSDQQKKWPAKQLKSTPVSSSCSVQPHSAPVSRSGRLIKPPLEYWRGGRITVGPDMNVTVHEDYTSTSILLTPKTRPVVILKPLKLPTDQPMFKSPEMKDSSDEDTLAPRRRVKQHKSWRTDGTKSGGNASQKSSHDAVFYSDSGSEKATAKQPSPQKAQSERMYLRKGRSYSRERTSNGSESEVTKFVASAEVGFSAVQTPKGKIKTRLNQKNLQKVIPSEKLSTSSSDSNTNSSQSQIRNIADQVFSPPDSTKRFRRKGSKQKSNLVPPAATMSETEDDTLLHREIEVTKTKNTKRQKKAPKKNENYEMVDAGQESPPSEQKREDKNNSLKSTLKRMQQKQNSGVSERTRNGHIRQVDKHTEQSEKTDNLQPSVPGNTGKKPEPSVSSKRSRRNNKEQTAKHPSMGLDAIDGAWTDQELQKLNEAVNSLPKNKRGYWVNVSLVVGTRSAEECQEQYTTLYQNHGRSKGKRKAKTVKTNEPAIETAPITAKVGTLKRKKQMWEFLDHMPKDDHDDVFAGSPMRNKQIKQLPVWSTNGDEPDFGHLQNPQTPSSSMFSSVKTPQCLHITPGMLRSVNRDNNDKYIYHLQKVKRQDKNGRKSSPKDKFTSVLSERKNMKRCVAEDDNFVVWNMLSDKDGPSMRVEEEEEEDDYFMDEY; encoded by the exons ATGTATGTCTCGCCAGCCAAGTGTCCTTTGCTCCATGAGCTTTATTACAGGACTCCTGTACAAACAAGCAGCTTGGATACTCCTGAGTGTGGCATGGCTGACAGCCGAGGACATTCAAAGAGGCTAATCAGGAACTGCACCACAGTGGCGATGAATTCCACAGTAAAGGATCATCAGATTGGAGCCGAGTCCATAGGAGCCATGAGCTGTGAGCTCAGTACCATTAACAGTTCTGTGCTGTCTTTCAAACGAGTTACCGACACACCAGCAAAAGTCTTTGCCAGACTAAAAGCCAAAGTTCAACGGCTGAACCCAGAAGAGCAAAGAAAAGAGTGTGTCGTACCTGTACATCCGGATAGGGGTGTCTCATTATCTAAAAAGATTCTGCAGCCgctagatgatgatgatgccgcATCAGAAGGACAGGATACATATGTGCTGACACTTTCACCTCCTGAGTCCACAAGCAAAAGCTCAGAAGATCCCCAAATACCATCAATTCTTGATAGAGAACCCCATAATCCTGTCTTGGGTCACA aaccTGTTATCGTACTTGAGAAGATGCTCACTGAACCCTTTGGCCAGGTAAAACCGCAGCAAAATAAAAGTAGAATGAATAGCAGGAACAAGTCCACAGCCCAAG ATGCATATGTTCTAATTGAGCGTATGCCTTATGACTTGCTTGCTCAGCGAGGGCCTGCAAAGCCAATTCAATTAATGAATCATGGCAAAAATAGAA TTGCAGGTGATCATGGTGTATTTGGTGAGATGAGTGTAAGGGACGATTTAGAAGGTGCAGTATATGATGACAGCAATAGGGAGAATACACTTCAGGGCTTGGACAATGCTGCCCAAAGCCAGCCAGTGCCACAGAGACCAGAGAAAATGTCTAATAGGCAATCTGTGTGTTTAGAAGCAGCACCTCACTCCGTTCCTAATCCGATGGAGGATTCTCTCCTGCAGCAATCACCCCGAATCTCCATCCCCAGGAAACAAATATCAGCTGTTAAATCCAAACAGCAGATTAAAGAAATAGATAAAGCTCTGGATGGAAAGACAGGT GTGAACATGATTCATTTACGAGATTGGATCTTGAAGCTACACAACAAAGAACTTATTGTTGATGGCATTCGAAT AGACAACAAGATCCCTTGGCACAGTAGTTGCATCACTGAGCGAGTTTCAAGTAACATTGTTAAGACCGCATCTGGTGGGACTTATGTTCTTGTTGGAAAGATGTCACACTACCACCGTTCAT CATTTCCTCAATGGTTTAGTAAGAAGtttctttgcggctttccggaAATGTGGAAGGAATACCTGAATAAATTCTTGATGGATAATGAAGG AAGCGGAAAAAATCGACAGAGGAACAATTCTGCACCATCTGACCAACAAAAGAAATGGCCTGCCAAACAACTGAAGTCAACCC CTGTTAGCTCCTCATGCAGTGTGCAGCCTCACAGTGCTCCAGTTTCCCGCAGTGGCCGTCTCATCAAACCTCCTCTGGAGTACTGGAGAGGAGGCAGGATCACTGTAGGGCCTGATATGAATGTTACGGTCCATGAGGATTATACGTCAACCTCCATTTTATTGACG ccgAAAACAAGACCAGTTGTAATTTTAAAACCGCTAAAATTGCCTACAGATCAGCCCATGTTCAAATCTCCTG AAATGAAAGACAGCAGTGATGAAGATACTTTGGCACCAAGGAGACGCGTTAAACAGCATAAATCTTGGAGGACTGATGGAACCAAATCCGGTGGAAATGCTTCACAGAAGTCATCTCATGATGCAGTTTTCTATTCTGACTCTGGATCTGAAAAAGCCACAGCCAAGCAGCCTTCTCCTCAGAAAGCACAGTCAGAGCGAATGTACCTACGGAAGGGAAGGTCATATTCAAGAGAGAGAACCTCTAATGGCTCAGAGTCTGAGGTGACCAAGTTTGTTGCTTCAGCTGAAGTTGGTTTTTCTGCAGTCCAGACCCCTAAGGGAAAAATTAAAACACGGCTTAACCAGAAGAATCTGCAGAAAGTAATTCCTAGTGAGAAGCTCTCCACTTCAAGTTCAGACTCCAACACCAATTCCTCTCAATCTCAAATTCGGAATATTGCAGATCAAGTATTTTCACCTCCAGACTCTACAAAAAGATTCAGAAGAAAAGGCTCGAAGCAGAAAAGTAATCTAGTTCCTCCAGCTGCAACCATGTCCGAAACTGAGGACGATACCTTGCTGCATAGAGAAATCGAAGTGACCAAAACGAAGAATACAAAGAGACAAAAGAAGGCTCCAAAGAAAAATGAGAATTACGAGATGGTTGATGCTGGTCAGGAAAGTCCACCTTCTGAACAGAAAAGAGAAGATAAAAACAACAGTTTGAAGTCTACTCTGAAGAGGATGCAACAAAAGCAAAACTCAGGCGTTTCAGAAAGGACAAGGAATGGACATATCCGCCAAGTTGATAAACATACTGAGCAATCTGAAAAGACAGATAATCTTCAGCCTTCTGTGCCAGGTAATACTGGCAAGAAACCAGAGCCATCAGTAAGCAgtaaaagaagcagaagaaacaACAAGGAGCAAACTGCAAAGCACCCTTCAATGGGACTAGATGCGATAGATGGAGCATGGACCGATCAAGAGCTGCAGAAACTTAATGA GGCTGTGAACTCCTTACCCAAGAACAAACGTGGTTACTGGGTAAATGTCTCACTGGTAGTTGGCACACGTTCAGCTGAGGAATGCCAGGAACAGTACACCACACTGTACCAAAATCACGGACGATCCAAAGGGAAACGTAAGGCAAAGACAGTTAAAACGAATGAACCAG CAATAGAAACAGCTCCTATTACTGCTAAAGTAGGAACGCtaaagaggaagaaacagaTGTGGGAATTTTTGGATCATATGCCCAAAGATGACCATGATGATGTCTTTGCCGGCTCACCAATGCGCAATAAGCAAATCAAG CAGTTGCCTGTATGGTCAACAAATGGAGATGAACCAGATTTTGGCCATCTACAAAATCCACAAACCCCCAGCTCAAGcatgttttcttcagtaaaAACACCTCAGTGTTTGCACATTACTCCAGGGATGCTGCGCTCTGTCAACAG GGACAACAACGATAAGTATATTTACCATCTACAGAAGGTAAAAAGGCAAgacaaaaatggcagaaaaagcAGCCCTAAG GACAAGTTCACGTCTGTTCTGTCAGAAAGGAAAAACATGAAGAGATGTGTGG CTGAAGATGATAACTTTGTTGTTTGGAACATGCTCTCTGACAAGGATGGTCCGTCAATGAGagtagaagaggaagaagaggaggatgatTATTTTATGGATGAATACTGA